A genomic segment from Aspergillus puulaauensis MK2 DNA, chromosome 1, nearly complete sequence encodes:
- the PAN6 gene encoding pantoate--beta-alanine ligase PAN6 (COG:H;~EggNog:ENOG410PHBR;~InterPro:IPR042176,IPR014729,IPR003721;~PFAM:PF02569;~go_function: GO:0004592 - pantoate-beta-alanine ligase activity [Evidence IEA];~go_process: GO:0015940 - pantothenate biosynthetic process [Evidence IEA]), whose product MFRQARPLSTAASLLKSQASTPAARRYSFQVFRDVPPLRALRRELLLSERTVGLVPTMGALHEGHLSLIRQAASENTDVVVSIFVNPTQFGVNEDLSSYPRTWDADITKLEHLNAELSSDNGDGSSKGRITAILAPTAKTMYPTLPPSSEVDGDGSFVTITPLSKKLEGASRPVFFRGVATVCMKLFNIVGADRVYFGQKDVQQTVVIKRMVKDFHLDTDVRIGPTMREDDGLALSSRNVYLGYRRRAVGLALYTALKAAESAYQSGKLNRADILNAANSITEGVLSKQKNLSESERTLFEVDYISLADPESLDEVDTVDPAKGAILSGAIKMTPLEKTNSGEECGLGDGKVPVRLIDNLILKPVE is encoded by the exons atgtTTCGACAAGCAAGGCCGTTGTCCA CTGCCGCCTCTCTTCTTAAATCTCAAGCATCCACCCCCGCCGCCCGCCGCTACTCCTTCCAAGTCTTCCGCGATGTCCCTCCGCTCCGAGCCCTCCGCCgcgagctcctcctctcggAGCGCACCGTAGGCCTCGTACCTACAATGGGTGCCCTGCACGAGGGTCACCTCTCGCTCATCCGCCAAGCAGCCTCCGAAAACACCGACGTCGTCGTAAGCATCTTCGTCAACCCCACACAGTTCGGCGTCAACGAGGATCTCTCAAGCTACCCGCGCACATGGGACGCCGATATCACGAAACTAGAACATTTGAACGCCGAGCTTTCGTCTGATAACGGAGATGGAAGCAGTAAAGGTCGGATCACGGCTATTCTTGCGCCAACGGCAAAGACAATGTACCCAACTCTCCCGCCTTCCTCGGAGGTCGATGGCGACGGCTCGTTCGTGACGATCACCCCGCTGtccaagaagctggagggtGCGTCACGCCCTGTCTTCTTTAGGGGTGTTGCGACGGTATGCATGAAGCTTTTCAACATTGTTGGTGCCGACCGGGTTTACTTCGGGCAGAAGGACGTCCAGCAGACAGTTGTTATTAAGCGCATGGTCAAAGATTTCCACCTCGATACCGATGTCCGGATCGGGCCTACTATGCGGGAGGACGATGGATTGGCCCTGAGCTCGCGGAATGTATATCTGGGATACCGGAGACGCGCTGTTGGGCTGGCTCTCTACACGGCTTTGAAAGCAGCCGAGAGCGCATATCAGTCTGGAAAACTCAACCGGGCCGACATTCTAAATGCTGCGAACAGTATCACGGAAGGGGTTCTATCGAAGCAAAAGAATTTGTCTGAGTCGGAGCGTACCCTGTTTGAAGTTGATTATATCTCTCTGGCTGATCCGGAATCACTTGATGAGGTTGACACCGTCGATCCCGCAAAGGGCGCCATTCTCAGCGGTGCGATTAAGATGACTCCGCTTGAAAAGACCAACTCTGGAGAGGAGTGTGGTCTTGGAGATGGCAAGGTTCCGGTTCGGTTAATTGACAACCTGATATTGAAGCCTGTGGAATAA
- the dbp7 gene encoding putative ATP-dependent RNA helicase (BUSCO:EOG09260KNR;~COG:J;~EggNog:ENOG410PGBH;~InterPro:IPR025313,IPR027417,IPR001650,IPR014014, IPR014001,IPR011545;~PFAM:PF04851,PF00270,PF00271,PF13959;~go_function: GO:0003676 - nucleic acid binding [Evidence IEA];~go_function: GO:0004386 - helicase activity [Evidence IEA];~go_function: GO:0005524 - ATP binding [Evidence IEA]), translating to MADDGMLLNFSLPSEVIKPETKIKGGTWRERLSVKKIAAHRQSNTKRTNAGEDGKEGPGSRNPNRIQVSGPRPAKRQRVDGDGEFQARDGAEGHRQGQGNAPRKGQGGSIVASLFSKNPRPQNAVKDNKDKEPVEDAKPTNAPLIDGLDTFTNLGLSPTLAAHLLTKLELKAPTAIQKASMSQLLKEEADAFIQAETGSGKTLAYLLPLIQRIMDLSRAKNEGDARGDLNVHRDSGLFAIILAPTRELCKQISVVLEELLRCAHWIVAGTVIGGEKKKSEKARLRKGLNILVATPGRLADHLENTQVLDVSNVRWLVLDEGDRLMELGFEKELQGIISKLDARQRPSRIPGIPAKRATILCSATLKMNVQKLGEISLKDAVHIKADPADEDGEATESKDEDGAFRVPAQLKQSYAIVASKLRLVTLTALMKRTFMRKGSVMKAIVFVSCADSVNFHFEVFTRKLQEQEEKQNESSDSEDEKEKEKPTPASVHGTIAPATAFSNSSNPVTMYKLHGSLPQHVRTSTLSSFAKNKEPSVLICTDVASRGLDLPNVDFVVEYDPAFSADEHLHRIGRTARVGRDGRALIFLLPGCEENYVDILKKGYRDGGKALTRSTTDEILKRGFGGNVESQSRDWDEKATEWQLELERWAMENPEYLEMARRGYQSHIRAYATHIANERHIFNIKELHLGHLAKSFALRDRPGKINVPGLRPGKNETKKDFKAERKSVGGKKRKSGYGGGKDDDNDGPSTSTNDTTLAAQKMRAKMKEQMAGASEFNLA from the coding sequence ATGGCAGACGATGGTATGCTCCTCAACTTCTCGCTCCCAAGCGAGGTCATAAAACCCGAGACGAAAATCAAAGGTGGAACATGGCGCGAGCGACTCAGCGTCAAGAAAATCGCCGCGCACCGACAGTCGAATACGAAGCGCACTAAtgctggggaggatggaaaggaaggCCCTGGTTCCAGGAACCCAAACCGGATACAGGTTTCTGGACCCAGGCCTGCGAAGAGACAGAGGGTCGATGGTGATGGAGAGTTTCAAGCCCGGGATGGGGCAGAAGGGCACCGGCAAGGACAAGGGAATGCGCCGAGGAAGGGACAAGGAGGATCTATTGTGGCGTCTCTTTTCTCGAAGAATCCGCGGCCGCAGAATGCTGTTAAAGATAATAAGGATAAGGAGCCGGTTGAGGATGCGAAGCCGACGAATGCGCCGCTGATTGATGGATTGGATACATTTACGAACCTTGGTCTGTCGCCGACGCTAGCGGCACATTTGCTTACGAAGTTGGAACTCAAGGCCCCGACGGCGATCCAGAAGGCGTCCATGTCGCAACttttgaaggaggaggcggatgCCTTTATCCAGGCGGAGACTGGTTCGGGAAAGACGCTGGCTTATCTATTGCCACTTATTCAAAGAATCATGGACCTGTCGCGAGCAAAAAATGAAGGCGATGCGAGGGGTGACCTGAATGTTCATCGGGATAGTGGGTTGTTTGCGATTATCCTCGCCCCGACCAGAGAACTGTGCAAACAGATTTCGGTTGTGTTGGAAGAGTTGTTGCGATGTGCGCACTGGATTGTCGCAGGGACTGTGATTggtggagagaagaagaaatcagaAAAGGCGAGGTTGAGGAAGGGGCTGAATATTCTTGTTGCCACACCCGGTCGACTGGCGGACCATCTAGAGAATACACAGGTGCTGGATGTAAGCAATGTGAggtggttggtgttggatgagggagatCGATTGATGGAGTTGGGGTTTGAGAAGGAGCTTCAAGGCATTATCAGCAAGCTGGATGCGCGACAACGGCCCAGCCGGATCCCAGGGATCCCCGCGAAGAGAGCTACTATTCTCTGCTCGGCTACGCTGAAGATGAACGTGCAGAAGCTGGGAGAGATCAGTTTGAAGGATGCGGTCCACATCAAGGCCGACCCtgctgatgaagatggcgaagCCACCGAGTCcaaggacgaagacggcgcgTTCCGAGTCCCTGCCCAGCTAAAGCAGTCTTACGCCATTGTCGCTTCGAAACTACGACTAGTCACGCTCACAGCACTTATGAAACGAACGTTTATGCGGAAAGGATCAGTGATGAAggccatcgtcttcgtctcatGCGCCGATTCAGTCAACTTCCATTTCGAGGTATTTACACGGAAACTCcaagagcaggaggagaagcaaAACGAATCTAGTGACAGCGAAGacgaaaaagagaaagagaagccTACACCGGCCTCTGTCCACGGAACAATCGCACCGGCAACCGCCTTCTCAAATTCCTCAAACCCCGTGACAATGTACAAACTCCACGGTTCCCTCCCCCAGCACGTCCGTACATCcaccctctcctccttcgccaaaaACAAAGAACCCTCCGTCCTCATCTGTACCGATGTCGCATCTCGAGGTCTCGATCTTCCCAACGTTGACTTTGTCGTTGAATACGACCCCGCCTTCAGCGCCGACGAACATCTTCACCGAATCGGTCGTACCGCGCGTGTCGGTCGTGACGGCCGCGCactcatcttcctccttccgGGCTGCGAAGAGAACTACGTCGACATCCTGAAAAAGGGCTACCGCGACGGCGGAAAGGCGCTGACCCGGTCTACAACAGACGAGATCCTCAAGCGTGGATTCGGTGGCAACGTCGAGTCCCAGAGTAGAGACTGGGATGAGAAAGCGACGGAGTGGCAGCTGGAACTTGAGCGCTGGGCGATGGAAAACCCCGAGTATCTGGAGATGGCGCGGCGCGGGTATCAATCCCATATCCGAGCCTATGCGACTCACATTGCAAATGAGCGGCATATTTTCAATATCAAGGAACTGCACTTGGGACATCTGGCGAAAAGTTTCGCGTTGCGTGACCGGCCGGGTAAGATCAATGTTCCTGGTCTTCGACCGGGTAAGAACGAAACGAAGAAGGACTTCAAGGCTGAGCGGAAGTCGGTtggtggaaagaagaggaagtctGGTTATGGTGGTGGTAAGGATGATGATAACGACGGCCCGTCAACTTCCACGAACGACACGACCCTTGCCGCCCAGAAGATGAgagcgaagatgaaggagcagaTGGCCGGGGCGAGCGAGTTCAATCTTGCATAG
- the ASA1 gene encoding WD40 repeat domain-containing protein (COG:S;~EggNog:ENOG410PFZU;~InterPro:IPR036322,IPR015943,IPR019775,IPR001680, IPR017986;~PFAM:PF00400;~go_function: GO:0005515 - protein binding [Evidence IEA]), whose product MSSTPSLPPATPIYILRGHAAAIHALQIFNQNLRLVSGDADGWIVVWDLIFKRPVAVWKAHEGAVLEVKGFTLGGGRLTEIYTHGRDHKLRVWRFRVQDEEILQKTLPVDGSGRPTAAAQSQTQIQPWLVHSLPVNALNFCAFSMLFLAPEETTRQSEEGNIGSEIPPSSVLFAVPNALDSGAIDLFHLPSERRICTIPTDPAVKTGMVMAAQLAHTQGSKDLHVAAAFEDGHVMVLGCRGVFNNSKSLIDTSRNWKWERLYISIPHSQPVLSIDLSPSREYFLSSSADAVLAKHPILQIGPPSTREMPLKSVNTKHAGQQGLRVRPDGKIFATAGWDSRVRVYSCKTMKELAVLKWHKEGCYAVAFANVPSTPTLDTETPNTSTKEPEEGEKIDDGEADKGLIQRGEKEYSLAQVQRQRSLKVQNTHWLVAGSKDGKISLWDIY is encoded by the exons ATGAGCTCTACCCCGTCCCTCCCCCCAGCAACCCCCATTTACATTCTCCGTGGCCATGCCGCCGCCATCCACGCACTGCAAATATTCAACCAAAATCTCCGTCTCGTCTCCGGTGATGCCGACGGTTGGATAGTAGTCTGGGACCTCATCTTCAAACGACCGGTGGCGGTCTGGAAGGCGCACGAGGGCGCGGTTCTTGAGGTTAAAGGGTTCACGCTTGGAGGTGGACGCTTGACTGAGATTTACAC ACATGGAAGAGACCATAAACTCCGCGTATGGAGATTCCGGgtccaggatgaggagattCTGCAGAAGACCCTGCCTGTGGATGGAAGTGGCCGGCCAACGGCCGCAGCTCAGAGCCAGACTCAAATTCAACCCTGGCTCGTTCATTCTCTCCCGGTAAATGCATTAAACTTTTGCGCCTTCTCAATGCTGTTTCTCGCACCGGAGGAGACAACACGACAAAGCGAGGAGGGAAATATTGGAAGCGAAATTCCTCCGTCATCCGTCCTGTTCGCTGTCCCGAACGCGCTCGACTCAGGTGCAATcgacctcttccatctcccttCTGAGCGAAGAATCTGCACCATTCCGACCGACCCAGCCGTGAAAACTGGGATGGTCATGGCTGCTCAGCTAGCTCACACCCAGGGATCCAAGGACCTCCACGTCGCCGCTGCATTCGAAGACGGCCATGTAATGGTCTTGGGCTGTCGTGGAGTCTTCAACAATAGTAAATCATTAATTGACACCAGCAGAAACTGGAAATGGGAAAGACTCTACATTTCGATACCTCATTCGCAACCTGTTCTGTCCATAGATCTCAGCCCCTCAAGGGAATACTTCCTCTCCTCGTCTGCTGATGCGGTACTGGCAAAGCATCCTATTCTCCAGATTGGGCCGCCAAGCACGCGTGAGATGCCGCTGAAAAGTGTTAATACGAAGCATGCGGGGCAGCAGGGGCTACGCGTCCGGCCAGATGGGAAGATTTTTGCGACTGCGGGATGGGATTCACGTGTCAGGGTTTATTCGTGTAAGACGATGAAGGAACTTGCGGTGTTGAAATGGCATAAGGAGGGGTGTTATGCTGTTGCATTTGCGAATGTTCCTTCTACGCCCACATTAGATACGGAGACCCCAAACACCAGCACGAAAGAGccggaggagggagagaaaatCGACGACGGTGAAGCCGATAAGGGACTTATACAGCGCGGGGAGAAGGAATATTCGCTTGCTCAagtccagcgccagcggagCCTGAAAGTTCAGAACACGCACTGGCTAGTCGCCGGCTCGAAAGACGGAAAGATCTCATTGTGGGATATCTATTGA
- a CDS encoding Zn(II)2Cys6 transcription factor domain-containing protein (COG:S;~EggNog:ENOG410PMF6;~InterPro:IPR036864,IPR001138;~PFAM:PF00172;~go_function: GO:0000981 - DNA-binding transcription factor activity, RNA polymerase II-specific [Evidence IEA];~go_function: GO:0008270 - zinc ion binding [Evidence IEA];~go_process: GO:0006355 - regulation of transcription, DNA-templated [Evidence IEA]), which produces MDPAPGSHAFASDLDGATLNIAPLALTQLSPSDVDRESDVSIKKRKRVRTGCFTCRDRHLKCDEAQGQCQNCRKSGRLCRRGVRLNFVDTQVVAPPTYLQPPISSSVTFQDNSRTIASEYVGGFERYPPPGQDPPLEDVAAQSSTPIHSSGQSPFFKHTKYLLDRHFSFQDPKEMSLMQVFVNQIGPWMDIVDEMKHFARVLSFYALEEPLLRAALAACAGCFVSLHLHNETNERLNYYNAAAEMLSDTLTTMHRDASLCATAALIIEVVEMLVLGPIESGMRIRAGNTARSLITDCGWNTRTQGLGGACSWLSIVMELLDCISFQHMIVWEPDTWGIDMNFTAQPSITGNEELWTQRIIYICAKVSDLRSSLISQGLSKSTRNAEAQRLQQWNLYNGWCDKWFASIPRSMLPLGQVQPWQRNPQSVFPQVWLVERPAIVAQMLYHVTRILLAETDPLRQDRLAEQQQEQQHHAYNVCGIVSNDKNCGMPIFSAQILAIAASHLVDRKAQAEVFTILDEMRRTTGLNTDHLKHKLEETWDWHSHNGQPLLSALDATTIPFEFHTHEPGHEYPHIGIADPFSHTLTDAHPFLDHHLTYDQS; this is translated from the exons ATGGACCCTGCTCCCGGCAGCCACGCTTTCGCGTCGGACCTTGACGGGGCAACGCTCAATATCGCGCCTCTAGCGTTGACCCAGCTTTCCCCCAGCGATGTTGATCGCGAAAGTGATGTTTCGATCAAGAAACGGAAGCGTGTTCGCACCGGCTGTTTTACATGTCGGGATCGCCATCTTAAATGCGACGAAGCCCAGGGTCAGTGCCAGAACTGTCGCAAATCAGGCCGGCTATGCCGACGAGGTGTTCGGCTGAACTTCGTTGATACCCAGGTGGTCGCGCCTCCGACCTATCTCCAGCCACCTATAAGTAGCAGCGTTACCTTTCAGGATAACTCAAGGACCATCGCTTCAGAGTATGTCGGTGGCTTCGAAAGATATCCGCCACCTGGCCAGGATCCTCCCTTGGAAGATGTCGCTGCTCAATCTTCCACTCCAATACACTCCTCTGGGCAAAGCCCGTTTTTCAAACACACCAAATACCTACTCGACCGGCATTTTTCGTTCCAAGATCCCAAGGAAATGTCCCTCATGCAGGTGTTTGTCAACCAGATTGGTCCCTGGATGGATATTGTGGATGAAATGAAGCAT TTTGCCCGGGTTCTGTCATTCTATGCCCTTGAAGAGCCTCTGCTCCGCGCTGCGCTTGCGGCTTGTGCGGGGTGTTTCGTatctcttcaccttcataACGAGACGAATGAGAGGCTGAATTACTACAACGCAGCAGCTGAGATGCTATCTGACACTTTAACAACCATGCATCGTGATGCATCGCTATGTGCAACAGCCGCCCTTATCATTGAGGTCGTTGAAATGCTTGTTTTAGGGCCAATTGAAAGCGGAATGCGTATTCGTGCGGGAAATACAGCTCGATCTCTGATCACGGATTGTGGATGGAATACTCGCACGCAAGGCCTCGGTGGGGCGTGTTCCTGGCTCAGCATTGTCATGGAGCTGCTCGATTGCATAAGTTTCCAACACATGATAGTTTGGGAACCAGATACTTGGGGCATCGACATGAACTTCACCGCTCAACCATCGATCACCGGCAATGAGGAGCTATGGACACAGCGTATCATCTACATCTGCGCCAAGGTCTCAGACTTGCGCTCTTCACTTATCTCGCAAGGCCTCAGTAAATCTACACGCAATGCCGAGGCTCAGAGGCTCCAACAGTGGAACCTCTACAATGGGTGGTGTGATAAATGGTTTGCTTCGATCCCGCGATCAATGTTGCCTCTCGGTCAAGTGCAACCCTGGCAGAGAAATCCTCAGTCAGTTTTTCCACAAGTGTGGCTTGTTGAACGTCCCGCTATTGTAGCTCAGATGCTCTACCATGTCACTAGGATTCTACTTGCGGAAACGGATCCTCTCCGGCAAGATCGTCTTgctgaacagcagcaagagcaacaacaccatgcgTACAACGTATGCGGCATCGTTTCGAACGACAAGAACTGCGGGATGCCCATTTTCTCTGCCCAGATTCTTGCAATAGCCGCGAGTCATTTAGTCGATAGAAAGGCGCAAGCTGAAGTTTTCACAATTCTTGATGAAATGCGGCGCACCACCGGGCTGAACACTGATCATCTGAAGCACAAACTTGAGGAGACCTGGGACTGGCACTCGCATAACGGGCAACCACTACTCAGTGCTCTTGATGCTACCACAATCCCTTTTGAGTTCCACACACATGAACCAGGTCACGAATATCCCCACATCGGTATCGCGGACCCCTTTTCCCACACTTTAACGGATGCCCACCCGTTCTTGGACCACCATCTTACTTACGACCAATCATGA
- a CDS encoding putative MFS multidrug transporter (COG:G;~EggNog:ENOG410PM2E;~InterPro:IPR020846,IPR011701,IPR036259;~PFAM:PF07690;~TransMembrane:14 (i120-138o158-176i188-207o213-237i249-268o274-294i315-338o350-369i390-413o425-448i455-475o481-506i518-539o587-610i);~go_function: GO:0022857 - transmembrane transporter activity [Evidence IEA];~go_process: GO:0055085 - transmembrane transport [Evidence IEA]), producing the protein MTVSPGGEQPRDKATESTPLLKDESSRGLQYSSKAGDLTDAAEASSSSSTTQISDEEDAALLGLSRVSSIPHAPEVETGLERVLSSTTTNNGLKDSESGGVRNEATGYAARFINVSPTRFWLIFGGVQLGYVIGFFDATLMASSHPVITSYFHASNSASWLSTAFLLTSTAFLPLFGRVSDTFGRKPVYLFSIAVFFLTTLWCAEAQSIGSFIAARAVCGLGAGGVFSMGMILSSDLVRLEYRGIYQSYINLCLGVGGCLGLAFGGYLCDQVGWRGAFLVQLPFIFVYFLVAVWTTPADLGLKSRASEKMTFSQLLLSIDLVGSALLVLVVTTLIMGLNLGGNVYSWTHPLVISSLVLSVVLAAIFVPYERRVERPVMPISFLTKNPRAVLVFGNFFGSISVNTMIFNAPLYFQAVKLASPTDSGLRLLASTLAVTSSSVATGFIITWSKRLKPTVIIGDVFLLLGGLAATTMGASTPDMIAMICVSLATLGQGFAFPSLMVSVLATSETDEQAVATTTLGLFRNLGSVMGVATSSWIFQNTLVYQLDAKVTGPDRETVIQLVRKSVQAIAKLDPLHQSQVIESYAAALRLTFASAAVFAALMLMMHVGVRLPRLGRKA; encoded by the exons ATGACTGTATCTCCAGGTGGAGAGCAACCCCGCGACAAGGCTACCGAGTCCACGCCTTTGCTGAAGGATGAATCCTCCCGTGGCCTCCAATACTCTAGCAAGGCTGGTGATTTGACAGATGCTGCCGAAGCCTCGAGTTCGTCATCAACTACACAGATCtcggacgaagaagacgctGCCCTTCTTGGCTTATCTCGGGTCAGCTCGATCCCCCACGCACCGGAGGTAGAAACGGGGTTGGAAAGAGTTCTCTCctccacaacaacaaacaacgGCCTAAAAGATTCAGAATCTGGAGGTGTACGAAACGAAGCCACTGGCTATGCCGCCCGCTTTATCAATGTCTCGCCCACGAGGTTCTGGCTGATCTTCGGTGGTGTGCAACTCGGATACGTGATCGGGTTCTTTGACGCAAccttgatggcgtcgagtCATCCCGTCATCACCTCGTACTTCCATGCCTCCAACTCTGCCTCATGGCTTTCAACCGCTTTTCTGTTGACCTCGACAGCTTTTCTCCCGCTCTTTGGTCGTGTCTCTGACACCTTTGGCCGGAAGCCTGTGTATCTATTCTCAATTGCCGTCTTTTTCCTCACCACATTGTGGTGTGCCGAAGCGCAAAGCATAGGAAGTTTTATTGCTGCCCGTGCTGTCTGCGGGCTTGGTGCTGGGGGTGTCTTCTCCATGGGCATGATTTTATCCAGTGATCTAGTCCGCCTCGAGTATCGCGGCATCTACCAATCCTACATCAACCTTTGCTTGGGAGTAGGTGGCTGTCTCGGTCTTGCATTTGGTGGATATCTATGTGACCAAGTGGGCTGGAGAGGTGCGTTCCTCGTGCAGCTGCCATTCATCTTCGTTTACTTCTTAGTTGCTGTCTGGACAACACCAGCCGATCTTGGCTTGAAGAGCCGGGCATCGGAGAAAATGACTTTTTCGCAGCTTCTCCTGAGTATCGATCTTGTAGGGTCCGCATTGTTGGTTCTCGTTGTCACCACATTAATAATGGGCCTCAACCTCGGGGGTAACGTGTATAGCTGGACTCACCCTCTCGTTATTTCCTCACTAGTTCTATCTGTCGTTTTGGCGGCGATCTTTGTTCCGTACGAAAGACGAGTAGAACGACCTGTGATGCCTATTTCATTCTTAACGAAGAACCCTCGCGCTGTTCTCGTTTTTGGAAACTTCTTCGGGTCCATCTCAGTCAACACTATGATCTTCAACGCGCCATTATATTTCCAGGCCGTCAAGCTTGCTTCCCCGACCGACTCTGGCCTTAGACTGCTTGCATCTACATTGGCTGTAACTAGTTCTAGCGTTGCTACTGGCTTCATCATTACCTGGTCGAAGCGGCTTAAGCCTACCGTTATAATTGGGGACGTTTTCCTGCTCCTCGGAGGTTTGGCGGCGACGACAATGGGAGCCAGCACCCCGGACATGATTGCTATGATTTGCGTTTCACTCGCAACTCTCGGTCAAGGTTTTGCCTTCCCCTCCCTGATGGTGTCTGTGCTTGCGACTAGTGAAACAGATGAGCAGGCTGTGGCAACGACAACGCTGGGGCTCTTCAGGAATCTAGGGTCCGTCATGGGAGTCGCAACCAGTAGCTGGATTTTCCAGAATACCCTTGTCTATCAACTTGACGCAAAGGTCACAGGGCCTGATAGGGAGACCGTCATTCAGCTTGTCCGAAAATCCGTCCAAGCCATCGCGAAGCTGGACCCtctccatcaaagccaaG TGATTGAGTCATATGCGGCAGCTCTCCGTTTGACATTTGCTTCGGCAGCTGTATTCGCAGCCCTTATGCTCATGATGCATGTTGGAgttcgacttcctcgccttgGGCGCAAGGCTTGA
- a CDS encoding type 1 glutamine amidotransferase (COG:F;~EggNog:ENOG410PFRT;~InterPro:IPR029062,IPR017926;~MEROPS:MER0043475;~PFAM:PF00117), translating into MPRLPLRIAVLLCDTPPEPINTRYDGLGGLFTRLFNLSAQELHKRQTVDPASIVSISRFDVVTAQEYPDLDNVDALVLTGSKHDSFADHPWILDLVEFTKKALAHPNVKLLGVCFGHQIIARAMGYEVGRNSAGWEISVCGVDLTEKGRELFGVETLNIQQMHRDIVFTCPDGVVPLGRTPTCEVQGMYKAGKFITVQGHPEYKDDIMSEVVTLRAAAGIFDKEQAEDALNRAGKPHDGIAIAVAFLKFLLE; encoded by the exons ATGCCCcgcctccccctccgcaTTGCCGTCCTTTTATGCGACACGCCACCCGAACCCATCAACACCAGATACGACGGCCTTGGAGGCCTATTCACGAGACTCTTCAACTTGAGCGCGCAAGAGCTCCACAAACGCCAAACCGTCGACCCGGCCTCCATCGTCTCGATCTCGCGCTTCGACGTCGTCACGGCGCAGGAATACCCAGACCTCGACAACGTCGACGCCCTGGTATTAACGGGCTCTAAACACGACTCCTTTGCAGACCACCCATGGATCCTGGATCTGGTGGAATTCACCAAAAAGGCGCTTGCGCATCCGAATGTGAAGTTGTTGGGGGTTTGCTTTGGACATCAGATTATTGCGCGTGCCATGGGGTATGAGGTTGGGCGGAATAGTGCTGGTTGGGAGATTTCGGTTTGTGGTGTGGATTTgacggagaaggggagggaaTTGTTTGGAGTTGAGACTTTG AATATCCAACAAATGCACCGTGATATCGTCTTTACTTGCCCTGATGGTGTGGTTCCGCTGGGAAGGACGCCGACGTGTGAAGTGCAAGGGATGTATAAGGCTGGGAAGTTCATTACAGTGCAAGGGCATCCGGAGTACAAAGATGATATTATGTCCGAGGTAGTGACGTTGCGGGCTGCGGCGGGTATATTTGATAAGGAGCAGGCCGAAGATGCGTTGAACAGGGCAGGAAAGCCACATGACGGGATCGCAATTGCTGTGGCATTTCTGAAGTTCCTCCTAGAGTAG